Sequence from the Mustelus asterias chromosome X, sMusAst1.hap1.1, whole genome shotgun sequence genome:
catgaatggtgaggGCAGTGGTGgactggaggaggatcctccaCAAATATCCACATCCTCAATCATGGGggtgcccagcacatcagtgcaaaagataaaatGAAGCATATGTAACCACCTatggccagaagtgccaagtggatgatccatctctctGCTTCCTGAGGTCCTCAGAATCTCAGATGCtagccttcagccaattcaattcacgcatgatatcaagaaatgaggcactggatacagcagaGATTTTGAGCCCGAGCAACATCCCGGCAGTAATGaatacttgtgctccagaattagttGTCTATTGCCaacctgttccagtgcagctacaaaaGCAGTGTGGAAAAATGTGCAGGTATGtctatccacaaaaagcaggacaaacccaaccaggccaattactgctccatcagCCTCTTctcagtgatggaaggtgttgctGACAATGCTATTAAGCAGCACTTatgcagcaataacctgctcaatttGGGTTGTGCCAAGGTGATACAGCTCCTGACCCTAATACAGCACTtgaccaaacatggacaaaagagctgaaatcaaagtgaagtgagagtgactgttgTTGATATtaaggtagcatttgaccgagtgtgtcATCAAGCAgcccgagcacaaaggaagatgatggttcgattctcggcttgggttactgtctgtgtggagtttacacattctccatgtgtctgcgtgggtttcctctgggtgctctggtttactcccacagtccaaagatgtgcggcttaggttgattggccatgctgaattcccccttagagtcagggggattaacagggtaaatatgtagggttttggggataggaccttggtgggattgttgttggtgcagactcgatgggccaaatggcggccttctgcactgtaggtattctatgattcaatgaaatagACAAGAAATagattgtgattgttggaggtgtcAATCACCTCAGCCCCAGGACTTCCCTGAAGCTGTTCTTGGCTCAGCTGCTTCATCCAATGACctgccttccatcataaggtcagaatcgGTGATATTCACTGATTTGGCACTtctcagatacagaagcagtttgtgtccatatgcagcaagatctgggcaatatccaggcttgatctggcgagtggcaagtaatatttgtgccacaagtgccaggcagtgaccatatccaacaagtgagaatctaaccatctccccatgacgttcaatggcattaccactgctAAATCTGCTCTATCAGCAttctagactagccatataaatgctgtggctacaagagcacagtaagaagtttaacaacaccaggttaaagtccaacaggtttatttggtagcaaaagccacacaagctttcgaggctctaagccccttcttcaggtgagtgggaattctgttcacaaacagaacttataaagacacagactcaatttacattaataatggttggaatgcgaatacttacaactaatccagtctttaagaaacaaaacaatgggagtggagagagcatcaagacaggctaaaaagatgtgtattgtctccagacaagacagccagtgaaactctgcaggtccacgcaactgtgggggttacagatagtgtgacatgaacccaatatcccggttgaggccgtccttgtgtgtgcggaacttggctatcagtttctgctcagcgactctgcgctgtcgtgtgtcgcgaaggccgccttggagaacgcttacccgaatatcagaggccgaatgccatcatctcacatgagaacaccatccaccaggtacacggtacatactcttgcaactcggccaacgttgtctacctgatacgctgcaagaaaggatgtcccgaggcatggtacattggggaaactatgcagacgctgcgacaacggatgaatgaacaccgctcgacaatcaccaggcaagactgttctcttcctgttggggaacacttcagcggtcacgggcattcggcctctgatattcgggtaagcgttctccaaggcggccttcgcgacacacagcgcagagtcgctgagcagaaactgatagccaagttccgcacacacaaggacggccttaaccgggatattgggttcatgtcacactatcagtaacccccacagttgcgtggacctgcagagtttcactggctgtcttgtctggagacaatacacatctttttagcctgtcttgatgctctctccactcccattgttttgtttcttaaagactggattagttgtaagtattcgcattccaaccattattctgtaaattgagtctgtgtctttataagttctgtttgtgaacagaattcccactcacctgaagaaggggcttagagcctcgaaagcttgtgtggcttttgctaccaaataaacctgttggactttaacctggtgttgttaaacttcttactgtgtttaccccagtccaacgccggcatctccacatcatggctacaagagcaggcagagggctgggaattctgcggtgagtaactcacctcctgactccccaaagcctttccaccatctgcaaggcacaagtcaggagtgtaatgaaatatTCGCCActctcctggatgagtgcagctccaacaacactgaagaagcttggcaCAATCCAAGACAAAGTGGCCTGCTTGTTTGGCACACTATCCAGCATTTAAatgttcattccctccaccatggCAGCAGTGTATGcaatccaagatgcactgcatcaaaGGCCtttggcaacaccttccaaacccacggcctctaccacctagaaggtcaaatgtagcagatacatgggaacaccacctgcaagttcccgtccaagtcttgcactatcctgacttggaaatatatcgctgttccttcactgttgctgaattaaaatcctggaactgccttcctaacagcactgtgggcatatCAACACCACAAGTACTGCAGAAGATCAAGAAGGCAACTAGCCAccttgagggcaattgggatggacaataaatgctggtctagccagcaacggcCACATCCCGTGAAGGAATAAAAAACCATCTTGCAGTGAGACCTTCCCGTTAGATAACACCAACTAAGACAGATTGTCATCTGCCCCGAAGGGGAAGTTGTAGTCGCCATAGCTGGTGGGTTGAAATCACCCTTCCAAAGTTGTAGCTTCCAATCCCAGTTTTAACTCTTGGCCAGCTACCTCTGAAATACAGGACAATATTTTGGTAGAAATACAAAAACTGTGCggatttatttaaagttttaagaCCGTAGGCCTTTGTGTACCATGTTAATAAGTACTTCAGTCCACTCCAGtttggaccagaaaatcccagttcCTCCAGCTTCAATCAATGTGGAAAAGGTAAAGAAGGGATAGTGGTATCTCTGGAACTCTTCTCCAGCACGACTCCGCTTTCAGGAGCAAGCTATAGTGTGGGATAAGAAAGCATCTGCTGTTATCCTTTTGTTATTGGCAATGAATCATGGGTCTTTAGGAGTGATTTTAGTACAGAAATCTAATCAATGGTTTTTATAATAAAATGACGAGAGCAAGATATATATGAAGCCAGGGACAGGCTATATATTATAGCATATGCTAAATTCTGGAAATAACTGTCCAGACAAATGCTTTGTGTTGAGTTGAGATGGCTTTCACACTATACCGTTAGTTCCTGTAAACATTTGAAATGTATCATGTAATTATTCCATGTATTTGTTTCTCTCAGTTATAGCACTTGTATCTTGTGTATTGATTCTAGGTGAAAATGGAACAAACATGACTGCCAGCGACTCGGGTTCCTGCTGCAATGGAGAGAAAGGATCACCATGCTAGGCGAAATGATCTACAGTGGTCAGAAAGAAGCAAAGTTCACAGGTACGTAAAGGAGGAGCAGCAGTTGTCCCGTCACAGCCATTCCCAGTTTGATCAGATAGGACGGCCAGTTGGCAGACCCCCCTGTGATGATGAAACGACTGATTTTCCAAAGTACTCCTGTGGTACCCGGTGCGATGGTGCTGACTCGAGTCAATACATTTCGGAACACATCCATGCTTCTCGTGGGAATACGACCTGGCAAAGGACAAGTCATCAACCAGTAAGAAATACTGATACAGGGAATTGCACACCAGTGACCTTGTCAAATTGGACTCTTGGTGATGTAAACTGTTTTGATCACAAAGAACCATCTTCAGATCAGCTTTTAGATGAAGAGTTGAAAACACTGGACATGGAAGGGTTGAGTTTCCCTTGTGGCCATCTGGATTTTACAGGGCAGATGCCATCTCTTTATTGTTCTGGCATATCAGGTGATAGTTGTAATCTTCAAAACCGAGACACAGAGTTGGCCAGTAGTGAGAAGCCATATActctctctggtgggggtgtaACTGATCATGAAGGCATGACTGACAAGGATTCACAAGAGAATGGGTGTCTGTCCTCCATCCGTCAGGGGGAGAGCTCTGCCTGTGTTCATGGGTTTTTGGAAGGATGCTTTCAACCAACCTGCTATGGAGACCACAACTTCCCCTTCGGGGCAGATGACAATCTGTCTTTCCTTGACAACTTAGATTGTATTCGTTCTGCCAACACTTCTCAAGAAGATGGGATAGATGAATGTGAAGAATTCAATGAAGATGAAGGAATGGATGAAAACCCCATAAAAATGACAGAAGATATCAGCTATCCTGTGAAGTTTACCAGCAGGAAAAGCAGTAAACGTCAGAGAAACAAATTGACAAAAGATAACTCCTCAAACAGCTATGATAAAGATGTTGGAAGGGAGCATGTGAAGAAGAATGGCAAGTCTTCAGCTGCTAATAAACACAGGCACACAAAGGGTGAGAGGAAGCGTCAGCACGTTGACAACCGGGACAGATTAAAGAATGGCGTGCAAAAACAAACTGAGGAGTTGCTTTGGAGATGTGTAACCTACGTAAAAATTCTAATGGATGTCATTCTTTTTGTGACCCACAAGTGTGGAGAGTACGTGGAAACAGGGGGCAAGCTTGTGTATTCGTGTTGCCAGATACAAAAGGAAGATTTaaaatccctaaagggcagtgcAAGGACCTCGTGCATGTGGCTGCTTAAACAGGCAAAATCAGGGTCACAGAAGCTTAGGCGGTTTTGCTTTTCCTCGATGAAGATGACTATAACGTTTTTAAAAATGCTGCTTGCTCTGCTTTTTCTTGTACTAATGTTATTTATAGGATGTTTACAACTCTGCTGCAAATATGGAATGTCTGGGGTTTCCAGGATATTTCAGAAGTTACCCATATGGGGCAAGGAAATCTTTCCCCATTTTCCAGCTGTTCGATTTCTGCACAGGTTGTGCTCGTCTATAGCAGAATCTAGGACTTGGAATTATTTGAAAAGACTGTGGGAAAAATTGAAAATGCGATCCTGGCGAACTGGTAAATGGCGGACTGCAGGCCAGTCTCCAGTTTCATCTCCGTCCCCCCAGTCACCTAGTGCAGGTAGATA
This genomic interval carries:
- the dnajc14 gene encoding dnaJ homolog subfamily C member 14, translated to MERKDHHARRNDLQWSERSKVHRYVKEEQQLSRHSHSQFDQIGRPVGRPPCDDETTDFPKYSCGTRCDGADSSQYISEHIHASRGNTTWQRTSHQPVRNTDTGNCTPVTLSNWTLGDVNCFDHKEPSSDQLLDEELKTLDMEGLSFPCGHLDFTGQMPSLYCSGISGDSCNLQNRDTELASSEKPYTLSGGGVTDHEGMTDKDSQENGCLSSIRQGESSACVHGFLEGCFQPTCYGDHNFPFGADDNLSFLDNLDCIRSANTSQEDGIDECEEFNEDEGMDENPIKMTEDISYPVKFTSRKSSKRQRNKLTKDNSSNSYDKDVGREHVKKNGKSSAANKHRHTKGERKRQHVDNRDRLKNGVQKQTEELLWRCVTYVKILMDVILFVTHKCGEYVETGGKLVYSCCQIQKEDLKSLKGSARTSCMWLLKQAKSGSQKLRRFCFSSMKMTITFLKMLLALLFLVLMLFIGCLQLCCKYGMSGVSRIFQKLPIWGKEIFPHFPAVRFLHRLCSSIAESRTWNYLKRLWEKLKMRSWRTGKWRTAGQSPVSSPSPQSPSAGRYQPDHEVDRLLTMAGIPEEDLDPFKVLGVEVMATDAELKKAYRQLAVLVHPDKNQHPRSEEAFKVVRAAWDIVSNPERRKEYEIKRAAESELHRSMNEFLTKLQDDLKEAMNTMMCSKCEGKHKRFEMDRDPLAARYCAECNKRHPVEDGDFWAESSMLGLKITYFAMMDGKVYDITEWAGCQRVGISPDIHHVPYHISFATRTSGNSGRHRASSENSPNPPTDLQDFFSKIFQGAVPQTANGSFFAPPQSGPSSQPKAEAAPRTETKQKRRKKVRRTFPR